In Zingiber officinale cultivar Zhangliang chromosome 1A, Zo_v1.1, whole genome shotgun sequence, a genomic segment contains:
- the LOC121997651 gene encoding probable NOT transcription complex subunit VIP2: MSWLLNSTLNGSTSNLADSSGRPYTTLFSGQSAAVPGFHPSGGLQGLHNIHGSFNLPNVPGLLASREAAMGVVPSGGVQQPGGSIPSGRFSSNNLLVALSQMPHGSGVTNRGGINAVGNHAFSSSNINGVTGSITGISSSSASRNRSSVLGLGVSPVLGNVGPRLTSSVGNIVGSGNMGRSISSGGLSVPSLASRVNLATMHRARRITLALTLSSPSFQFSSAKVILFVSFLVFCMGAAKDNDVYEEDLLDYEEEEEKAPDSIAAKVSGEAVKSYYRKLRDVLIVVNLHLNHQAEEVEGEVGFISSSQLL, from the exons ATGTCTTGGCTTCTAAAT TCAACTCTTAATGGTTCAACATCTAATCTTGCGGACTCGTCAGGCCGACCCTATACCACATTGTTTTCTGGCCAGTCTGCGGCAGTGCCTGGGTTCCATCCTTCTG GTGGTCTTCAAGGATTGCATAATATTCATGGAAGCTTCAACCTGCCAAATGTGCCTGGTTTGCTTGCATCCAGAGAGGCCGCGATGGGTGTTGTACCATCAGGTGGTGTTCAACAACCAGGAGGAAGCATTCCTAGTGGACGGTTCTCATCAAACAATCTTTTGGTTGCATTATCTCAG ATGCCTCATGGCTCTGGTGTCACAAATAGAGGGGGTATTAATGCTGTTGGAAATCATGCTTTTAGTAGTAGTAATATTAATGGAGTCACTGGGTCAATAACTGGTATTTCCTCAAGTTCAGCTTCTAGGAATCGTAGTTCTGTTCTTGGTTTGGGAGTTTCTCCAGTATTGGGTAATGTAGGGCCAAGACTTACAAGCTCTGTAGGCAACATTGTTGGCAGTGGTAACATGGGAAGAAGCATCAGTTCTGGAGGATTATCTGTGCCCAGTTTAGCTTCACGGGTAAACTTAGCTACTAtgcacagagcaagaaggataacgttggcacTA ACTCTATCTAGCCCCAGTTTCCAGTTTTCATCTGCCAAGGTGATTCTTTTCGTTTCCTTTTTAGTTTTTTG TATGGGGGCAGCCAAGGATAACGATGTTTACGAGGAGGATCTCCTGGactacgaagaggaggaagagaaagctcCGGATTCGATCGCTGCCAAGGTTTCCGGTGAAGCAGTGAAAAGCTACTATAGAAAGCTCCGCGACGTCCTCATCGTCGTCAATCTTCATCTGAACCACCAAGCGGAAGAGGTGGAGGGCGAAGTAGGATTCATCTCCTCATCGCAGTTGCTATAA